The Brassica oleracea var. oleracea cultivar TO1000 chromosome C6, BOL, whole genome shotgun sequence genome includes a region encoding these proteins:
- the LOC106299564 gene encoding WAT1-related protein At5g40240-like, with the protein MRGAGEETVAWRYLSRDVVPFAAMFTAECAIVGSNTLFKAATLRGLSFYVFVFYSYLVSTLLLLPLCFIFGRSKRLPQSKSPLFFKILLVGLLGFISQIAGCKGIEYSSPTLSSAISNLTPAFTFTLAVIFRMEQVRLRSSGTQAKIIGAVISISGALVIVLYKGPKVLAAASFTSSSPPTISLHQQQMTSFESSWIIGGLLLTSQYFLISFMYILQTMIMEAYPEEIRVVFLYNLIATLISAPLCFFAETNLTSWVLKPDISLAAIICSGIFVSLFTALTHTWGLHLKGPVYVSLFRPLSIAIAVSMGAIFLGTALHLGSVIGSVILSFGFYTVIWGKARENSTKAVAGCEHSPLLLTHVVEDEHLLVRYD; encoded by the exons ATGAGAGGAGCTGGAGAAGAGACAGTGGCGTGGAGGTACTTAAGCAGAGATGTTGTCCCGTTTGCTGCGATGTTTACGGCGGAGTGTGCCATTGTTGGGTCCAACACTCTGTTCAAGGCTGCCACTTTGAGAGGATTGAGCTTCTATGTCTTTGTCTTTTACTCTTATCTTGTTTCAACACTTCTTCTTCTTCCATTATGCTTCATCTTTGGAAG GTCAAAAAGATTGCCTCAATCCAAGTCTCCTCTCTTCTTCAAGATTTTATTAGTTGGGCTTCTCGG TTTCATATCGCAGATAGCTGGCTGTAAAGGAATAGAATATAGCTCTCCTACTCTTTCTTCTGCTATCAGCAACCTCACACCAGCTTTCACATTCACCCTTGCTGTTATCTTCAG GATGGAACAAGTGAGGTTAAGGAGCTCTGGGACTCAGGCTAAGATCATTGGTGCAGTAATATCTATATCTGGTGCTCTGGTTATTGTGCTCTATAAAGGCCCAAAGGTTCTTGCTGCTGCGTCTTTTACATCTTCATCACCTCCTACCATTTCACTTCACCAGCAGCAGATGACTTCATTCGAGTCAAGCTGGATTATCGGAGGCCTTTTGCTTACTTCACAGTATTTTCTTATATCATTTATGTATATTCTTCAG ACGATGATCATGGAGGCATACCCTGAAGAAATAAGAGTAGTCTTCTTATACAACTTAATCGCAACGCTAATCTCAGCACCATTGTGTTTTTTTGCGGAAACCAACTTGACTTCTTGGGTGCTTAAACCAGATATTTCCCTGGCTGCAATCATATGCTCG GGAATCTTTGTTTCATTGTTCACCGCACTTACCCACACATGGGGTCTGCATCTAAAGGGTCCGGTCTATGTATCTTTGTTTAGACCATTGTCTATTGCTATTGCAGTTTCCATGGGTGCTATATTCCTAGGCACTGCACTTCACCTTGGGAG TGTCATCGGATCAGTGATTTTGAGCTTTGGATTCTACACTGTGATTTGGGGTAAAGCA
- the LOC106299491 gene encoding WAT1-related protein At5g40240-like — MRGEETEAWMYFRRDVVPFAAMFAVECATVGSSTLYKAATLRGLNFYVFIFYTYVISTLILFPLSIIFGRSRRLPSVKSPLFFKILLLGLVGFMAVIAGCKGIEYSSPTVSSAISNLTPAFTFTLAVIFRMENVRLRSSATQAKIIGAIVSISGALVVVLYKGTTLFAAASVSPTISLHQHLSSSESSWIIGGLLITLHYFLTSVWYILQTRIMEIYPEEITVVFLYNLCVTLISAPVCLLGERNFTSWILKPDISLAAIMYSGVFVSVFSGLTHTWGLHLKGPVYISLFRPLSIVIVVAMGAIFLGDALHLGSVIGSVILCIGFYTLIWGKAREDTAKNVAGSEHYSPLLLTHIIEDEALPLR, encoded by the exons ATGAGAGGAGAAGAGACAGAGGCGTGGATGTACTTTAGAAGAGATGTTGTGCCGTTTGCTGCCATGTTTGCAGTGGAGTGTGCCACGGTTGGGTCAAGCACACTGTACAAGGCTGCTACCTTAAGAGGATTGAACTTCTATGTCTTTATCTTCTACACTTATGTTATTTCAACACTAATACTTTTTCCACTTTCCATCATCTTTGGAAG GTCAAGAAGATTGCCTTCAGTCAAGTCTCCTCTCTTCTTCAAGATTCTCTTACTTGGGCTTGTCGG TTTCATGGCAGTGATAGCTGGTTGTAAAGGAATAGAATATAGTTCTCCTACTGTTTCCTCTGCTATCAGCAACCTCACACCAGCTTTTACCTTCACCCTTGCCGTTATCTTCAG GATGGAAAATGTAAGGTTAAGGAGTTCGGCGACTCAGGCTAAAATCATCGGTGCAATAGTATCTATATCTGGTGCTTTGGTTGTTGTGCTCTATAAAGGCACCACACTCTTCGCTGCTGCATCTGTTTCACCTACCATTTCACTTCACCAGCACTTGAGTTCATCAGAGTCAAGCTGGATAATCGGTGGCCTTTTGATTACTTTACATTACTTTCTTACATCAGTCTGGTATATTCTTCAG ACTCGAATCATGGAGATATACCCTGAAGAAATAACTGTTGTCTTCTTATACAATCTATGCGTAACACTAATCTCAGCACCAGTATGTTTACTAGGGGAAAGGAACTTCACTTCTTGGATTCTTAAACCGGATATTTCTCTCGCTGCAATAATGTACTCG GGAGTTTTCGTTTCGGTATTTAGTGGGCTTACCCACACATGGGGTCTGCATCTGAAGGGTCCAGTATACATATCCTTGTTCAGGCCATTGTCTATTGTTATTGTAGTAGCCATGGGTGCTATATTCCTTGGCGACGCACTTCACCTCGGGAG TGTGATTGGATCAGTGATATTGTGCATTGGATTCTACACGTTGATTTGGGGAAAAGCAAGAGAGGATACAGCCAAAAATGTAGCTGGCTCTGAGCATTATTCACCTTTGCTGCTTACACACATTATAGAAGATGAAGCCTTGCCATTAAGATAG